Below is a window of Veillonella rodentium DNA.
TACACAGGCTACTATTATTATTGCTTCAATGTATCTTAATTTAACTGATACGGGTATATATTCTATTACTATTCAGCTCACGACCGCTGTTGCCGTTGTAGCAAGTACGCTATATAATACGTACCAGCCGGCCTTTCAAAATGTATATATTACAAAGAATATAGAATGCTTGAAGGAGTTATTTTCCTTTTCCGTAACTTTATTTATCGTTATATATTGGATTGGTATTATTGGATTATGGATTATAGGGATACCGCTTCTTAATATGATTAAACAGGGTTTCATCATTAATGATGCGATTCTGTGGGGGGCAGCGTTTATGCAGTTCGTTATTTATTATCGAAATTGTTATACATCTTATTTTTCCTGTACTAATCGTATCATTTATGTGAAGAGTTTTATTATATCTTCCTTTATTGGTCTTATATTATCGATAGTATTGATGCACTATTTGGCATACGGCATATGGGGTCTTATTGGCGGTACGGTTATATCTCAATTAGGATTTAACAGTTGGTATTGGCTATACAAGGCACATGAGGAACTGGGAATTTCTTTGTGGCAATCTTTATGTCTCGGGATGCGATATACAGTAGGTAAATTAAAAAGGAATTATTCATGATGGAGAAACCTATTCGTGTTCTACAGGTTATCGGTATTGTTGCCGGTGGCGGGGTGGAATCGGTCGTAATGAATTATTATAAACATATAGACCGTTCAAAGATACAGTTCGATTTTGTCGTTCATGATGATAATGTTATTGATATTACGGAAACTGTAACGGCTATGGGGGGCAGGGTTTATAAAGTTCCGGCATACAATAAAAATATACTGGGCTTTATGAGCGGGATCTATCATATCGTGAAGAAATATCACTATAATATTGTGCATTGTCATATGACTACACTCGGTGTATTTTCTTTGGGTCCGGCATGGCTTGCGGGAGCAAAAATTCGTATTTTACACGGCCATAGTACGACCGTTAAGAGTGAAAGAAAACGAAATATGATGAAAATGATATTACGCCCGTTTTCTACCTTTATGGCAAATCGATACTTTGCCTGCAGCCGTCTTGTAGCGAGATGGTTATATAAAACTGAAACAGATGTGCAGATTATCAATAATGCTATTGACGTGGACCTTTTTCAATATAATGAAAGCTATCGGACTGCTTTGCGTCATGAACTGGTGTTGGATGATAAATTTGTTATCGGTCATATAGGGCGGTTTATGTATCAAAAGAACCATGATTACCTTATTCGACTGTTTCAATATGTGGCAAGTCGTATTAAATCTGCGCATTTAGTTCTTGTAGGCGATGGCCCGTTACGGACACAAATTATGAATCAGATTGATGAGCTCGGCTTAACCGATCGTGTAACTTACTTAGGATTACGTAATGATGTATATCAATTGTATAGTGCTTTTGATGTGCTCTATTTACCGTCCTGGTATGAAGGATTAGCTGTAGTTGCTGTTGAATCACAAGGGACAAATTTACCGATTCTTATGAGTGAATATGTAACAGATGAGGCGGTTATTGACCCTATGTTGGCACAGTGCATCGGTATCACTGATGATGATATGAACAGCTGGTTGGTTTCTACGGAACAAATTTTTCAACATAGACGAGACCGTTGTGGTATCAATAACTGCATTAATACGAAAGGCTATAATATTCAACTGGAAGCTAAACGCTTAGAGGAGTTATATAGTGAGTATTGTAACGGCTAGTGTAAAAAAATTGAATATCTTAGTGGAGATTATGCATGGACTGGGCGATACAGTATGTGCTTTATCATTATTAAAAGCTTTACGCTATTTATATCCGATGTCGCATCTTACAGTGCTTTGTAAAACTAAGGCCGGTCAAGATATTATTGAATCGTCTGATATCTTTGTTAATGAGATAATAGTTCTGGATGTTTATAAGAATATATTTGATACGATAAACGTGATTCGATATTTACGGCAGCAGCATTTTGATATAGGTGTCAGTGCATGTATCACACCGGTTAAGAAATCACAACTATTCATGAAAATTTGCGGTGTGCGGCAACATATCGGATTTCAGGTATTGGGGACGAATAAATTTGATTATGATATGCATTTCGTAGAAGCTAATGTGGCAACATTAGGTCTAGATTATAATGATCAATTTAAACCGCAATTATATGTTGATGCTTTCAGTGATACAAATATAGCACATTATTTTAATCATTTAGATATGGAGCTACCTGTTATCGGCGTCTGCATCGGTGATGCGGATCCGTCACTCACCAATCGATGGTTGCGAACGGGACGTGTTTTCCCGAGATCTTGGGGGATTACACGTATAGCCGGATTGATAGAGTTATTATTAAAGGCAAAATATCAAGTGGTTCTGATCGGAGGACCACAGGAGGTTCCGTTACTGGAGCATTTAGAGGCATATTTAGATAATCCGAAGGTTGTTAATCTGGTAGGTGTCTGTAATATACGGGAGAGTATGGCGGTAGTTAAGAGATGTACCTGTTCCGTCGGTATTGATACGGGTATGCAGCATATAGCGGGGGCTTTGAATGTACCGACAGTATCTATATTCGGACCTACAAATCCTAAAAATCATGGTTCTTTTTCCGATTGCAGTTATTTTGTTGAGCATGATATAGACTGTAAATACTGCTTTGGTACAGATAATTATATTCATTGTAATCATCGCCGATGTTTAACGGAGATTACACCCAATCAAGTGTTGGATGTGATACAAAACGTAGTTTTGTCATAGTATATGAGGTGTTAATATGAATTTAGAGCTACATCCAATAATAAATAAATCTTATGATGATCATGTAGATACACTTTCAAAAAGTAAAAATCAATTAAAAGAACTTGAATTTATTGCTGCTGTATGTAAATCAGCGTTATCTAATGGCAATAAAGTCCTGTTTTGTGGAAATGGGGGTTCGGCAGCTGATTCTCAACATTTAGCGGCTGAGCTGGTAGGGCGTTATAAGAAAGAACGTAAATCCTTGCCATCTATTGCATTAACAACTGATACATCAATCATAACGGCAATTGCCAATGACTATGAGTATAACACTATTTTTTCGCGACAAGTAGAGGGGCTTGGAAAGGAGGGGGATGTATTAATAGGTATATCTACATCGGGAAATTCAAAGAATGTCATTGAAGCAATAAAATTAGCTAATCAAAAAGGTATAATCACAGTAGGATTTACTGGCAATGATGGCGGTCAAATGGCTGAATTTTGTAAATATATGTTTAAT
It encodes the following:
- a CDS encoding glycosyltransferase, whose protein sequence is MMEKPIRVLQVIGIVAGGGVESVVMNYYKHIDRSKIQFDFVVHDDNVIDITETVTAMGGRVYKVPAYNKNILGFMSGIYHIVKKYHYNIVHCHMTTLGVFSLGPAWLAGAKIRILHGHSTTVKSERKRNMMKMILRPFSTFMANRYFACSRLVARWLYKTETDVQIINNAIDVDLFQYNESYRTALRHELVLDDKFVIGHIGRFMYQKNHDYLIRLFQYVASRIKSAHLVLVGDGPLRTQIMNQIDELGLTDRVTYLGLRNDVYQLYSAFDVLYLPSWYEGLAVVAVESQGTNLPILMSEYVTDEAVIDPMLAQCIGITDDDMNSWLVSTEQIFQHRRDRCGINNCINTKGYNIQLEAKRLEELYSEYCNG
- a CDS encoding glycosyltransferase family 9 protein, whose amino-acid sequence is MSIVTASVKKLNILVEIMHGLGDTVCALSLLKALRYLYPMSHLTVLCKTKAGQDIIESSDIFVNEIIVLDVYKNIFDTINVIRYLRQQHFDIGVSACITPVKKSQLFMKICGVRQHIGFQVLGTNKFDYDMHFVEANVATLGLDYNDQFKPQLYVDAFSDTNIAHYFNHLDMELPVIGVCIGDADPSLTNRWLRTGRVFPRSWGITRIAGLIELLLKAKYQVVLIGGPQEVPLLEHLEAYLDNPKVVNLVGVCNIRESMAVVKRCTCSVGIDTGMQHIAGALNVPTVSIFGPTNPKNHGSFSDCSYFVEHDIDCKYCFGTDNYIHCNHRRCLTEITPNQVLDVIQNVVLS
- the gmhA gene encoding D-sedoheptulose 7-phosphate isomerase; its protein translation is MNLELHPIINKSYDDHVDTLSKSKNQLKELEFIAAVCKSALSNGNKVLFCGNGGSAADSQHLAAELVGRYKKERKSLPSIALTTDTSIITAIANDYEYNTIFSRQVEGLGKEGDVLIGISTSGNSKNVIEAIKLANQKGIITVGFTGNDGGQMAEFCKYMFNVPSNITARIQEMHILAGHILCELIEEDY